From the Fuerstiella sp. genome, the window GGCACCACGTGATAAGGGACGTTCTCACCTGTGGCTGTCCGAATGTGCTCTCCCAGTTCCTTTGACACAACGAAACGCTCACTTGCCCGTGTCCATGTTTCTTTTTGTCGTCTTAGAGCCCGTGCATAGAGGGAAGTCCCGCGTACCAAACGTCCATCACTGAGTCGTTCGGCAATGTCCGCTCCGTGAACATCAAACACTGTTCGCGGGGCCGGAGACAAACGAACGGCACCAAGAGCATAGGCTGCAGCCGCATGACTTTGACCGTGGACGACACCAATTCCGTGACGTGCAACAACATGGCGCACAGCACGTCTGGCTACACGGAGATTCAGTACATCCGAAAAAGGTAACCGTTTGGGTAACAGAGTCCGAATGATCAGTTCCACACCTGAGGCCTTCGCTTTCTGCTGCAATTCTCCACGCAGTTGCGAATGTCTTATGGTTCGAGGTGACTCAAACGACAGCAGCACCGGACGTGGAACTGCAGTTGACTGGACTTTCCTGACTGCCTTTAAGGCCATCCAGACACGAGTCGTATAACCATTTTCCTGCAGCATACCTCCGGCAGCCACCATCAGGCACCGGGGTACAGAACGCGCATTTGTCTTGCTGTGAAAAGAGGTGGAATTCACTTCGAAAGGGAGCGGTCTTCTGTCACCAAGATCAAAACAACCGGTAAGCTCCGAATTACAACTTAATGGCCATGTATTCAAAGTTGGTAATTAGATAGTCGATCTTCTGCCATTCACCAAATCGGGACACGTGTTCTAAGTCTTCGCAGTTGAATTCCGGACGTTCTGAAAAATGCGGTTACTGCGAAGTTCGCGTGATTCAGCATCTCCCGAAAATCAACCGAACTGAAACGATTAATGTAACTCAACGGGTTCTCAAGAAAATATTGGGGAGAGGCGGGACGTTCATGTTTTTCGAACCACTGATTCCGGACTTCAGTTAGCAACAATTGTTGGGGCCGCGGAAAGGAAAACCGAAGGTACAAATATATGGTAAGAGGATGCCCTGGCACTAATCACCACAGTGAACTACACAAATTTTGCTCCGATGCAGGATGCGAACCATCTCCTCCAGAGCTTTATGTGGATCCTGAAATTGTTCGAAAGCATGCTGGCAAGACACTATGTCAAAGCTGTTGAAATTGAACGAATGAGATCCCGCGATGACACGTGAAATTTTGACCCCGGTTTCAGACATTCGGCTGAGTTCGTCAAACGCATGTCGGTAACATTAACACTCTCGCAGCGCTGATCCTTTTTATGGAAACAAAAAAGATCAACGCTTTTATGTTACATGCGATATCGAATCGATACTTTCCGTGTAAATCAATTCGGTATTTCTGTTTGAGCTGATCATGTTTTCGTGAGCCGGCCGCAACATGCTGGTCAAGGACTCTGCTCAGCGTCGGTATGGGCTTTTGCCGCTGATTGATCGATTCAAAGTAGGCGAGGTCATACAGACTCTGACAGCGTTGAGTCTCTCTGCGAGTATCCAGCGACTCATATGACACGGCTCCTGGAGTTTTCGCCCGTTTCTGACCGGGCGTCTGCCACTCGATGCAGCCAGTTCTGGAGCTTCGACAGAAGCCGGGCAAAAAGACCAGAAAAGGTAAAGATAGAAGCCTGGTCGGTTACCGGAACATGCCATTTTAATTCACGTTAACAAAGACAATGCGTTACTGAATGAAACAACGCAATCAGCAATCCGTAGTATCGTTCTCAAAATAGGTTTCGATGATTCGTATAATGCGACGCGCGGCGTGTCCGTCACCATAGGGATTTGTCGCAGTGGCCATGTTTTGATAGGTGGACTCATCGCACAGCAACTGACTCACAGCAGCCACAATCGATCGACGGCCTGTTCCGATTATCTTTACGGCCCCTGCCCGGACCCCTTCAGGACGTTCGGTACGGTCCCGCATGACAAGTACCGGTTTACCAAGAGAGGGGGCTTCTTCCTGAATCCCGCCAGAGTCTGTCAAAACCATATGACACAATGACATTGCACGCACAAAGTGACGGTAGCTTAACGGATCGGTGAGCCGTACATTGGAGAGTGTTCCCAGAGTCTTACGGACCGGCTTTTGTACATTTGGGTTTAAATGCACAGGATACAAAAAAACGGTCTGTGGAAATTCACGTGCGAGTTGAACTACGGCAGCACAGATCTGATCGAATCCGTCACCAAAATTTTCTCGGCGGTGCCCGGTAACCAACACAAATTTTTGTCGGGTTGGATCGAATCCGCACAACTTCTGGAGGTCTCTATCCAGAGACCTTCCGATTTCCGACTGCTGCTGATGCAGTTCCATTTGAAGTGCGTCAATAATCGTGTTGCCCGTTACGTGGATTGTTTCCGGGGATAGTCCTTCACGAAGCAGATTGTTCCGGCTGTGTTCCGTTGGAGCAAAATGGACCGACGCCAACGGGGTAACCAGACGTCGATTGGCTTCCTCAGGAAACGGCGACCGAATGGTGTCCGTCCGCAGTCCTGCTTCAATATGTCCGAAGGGGATGCTTCGATAGAAACTTCCCAGTGCAGTCATCAATACTGTGGTCGTATCGCCCTGAGCCAGTGAAAAGTCGGGCTTGCGTTTCTCCAGGAAATTGTCGATTTCAGGTAACAAACGACTGCTCAGTCCTGCCAGTGTCTGACCGGGAACCATCACGTCAAACTCATGGTCAATACGTAACCCAAACTGATGAATTACCTGGTGAAGCATTTCACGATGCTGACCGGTTGACACAACGATCGGCTGCAGTTTGCTCGAATAGACCAAGCCGGCAATGACCGGAGCCATCTTGATGGCTTCCGGACGAGTCCCGACGAATACGGCAATATGTTTTACAGAGTCGGAGGCCACATCAGATTTCAAAAAAATATTTCACTTGTTTCCGATATTTGTCATTCACGCTGCTGTAAACAATACGCAGACAGGACTGACCGGAGTTTTTGTATCAGAGAATGAGATGTTGTTATCCGACTTCATCGATTGTCTCCAACAATCGTTGCCAACTCGCTGCACAGCATCTGATGAATACGCACTGGTGTGCGAGAAAGTCGTTCTGTGTCTGCAGACTGACTTGTGGTTGCTAATTCTTCACGGGATAGCTGATTCAACAAATTTGCCAGTTCTCCGCGAGCGGACATATTACAGGTAATCAACCAATCAGTGTTTTTCGAAAATTCGCGGGAGAGTGTTTTCGGCAGTATCACAGGTAATCCGTAAGTGAGATACAGAAACAGAGAACCTGATGTCGTAATATTGCCGCCGATGACTGCCACATCGGCCGCAGATAACCACAACGCTACGTCTTCAGGTTGTACGCGGTCCAGTGAAGCCAGAATCCGAGAGTCAGCGCGACAGTAATCAGAAATTTCAGCAGCGACGTCATCATCCATGCAACTTCCGGCAATCAACATGCGCTGTTTCGCAGCATTAGCGAGTGAAAATTCCTGAAGAATCAATGGTACATGTTTGTTGCGTCTGATCAGACCAAAATGCACAACGACAAGAGCGTCGGGTTCAACACGCAGACGTGAACGAGCCTCAGACTGAGGTATGGGATCGGGGTAGACTCCCTCGTAGGTCATGTGGGGAATGACTGTTTGCCGGCACCTGCCGCCAAAGCGTTTTTTTAATTCCGTCATACACCACTTCTGGTGCACAATGACAAGGTCAGAGACCGCCATCACCACTCGCCGCCCAAGCCAATCGATGAACCATCCGGACGACTTGTGCGGCATCACATTATGAGCCGTCCAGACGATTTTAATTCCTACCAGACGAGTGAGCAGCAGTCCGACTGTCATCCGCAGAAAACGCAGCCAGCGAGCTGCCAGCTGCGGATGAGCATAAAGAAAAGAAGGCCAGTGCAGGTGCAGTACATCCAGGTCGTGCCGATGACTCCAGATCCAGCTGATGCTGACACCCGGAGATTCAACAACATCCAGCAGGACATCCGACTGGAAACCTGAAAGTGCCTTACCTTCAGGGGACACACCATACAACAGTCTCAGGTACGGATTGTCAGAGCGAAATACTCCCGCAGTACTGGCAACGCGAATTCTCATTGCTCTATTTCCGCTGCACGTAAAAAAAACTGCTGAGCATTTCAGTTGTCAAAACAGACGACTCGTCCATGCACTCACCTGTCTGCAGAGTTTTTCGGAGTGATGTTCCGGAACGAAGATGAAATTGTTGATGTACCTCAGAACTCTGCCGGAATTCAGATCTTCAACAGCCTGCATCTGTGATGTATTAAACTCTCTGATGTTACGAAGGCCCCCGGCAGCCGGGTCAAAAAAGAAACCTTGATAGCCCAGATCGCAAACCTGTCTGAAAATGGAATCAATCGGCTGCTTATGATGCCGCTGTTCGATTTCGATTAGCAGCAGCGGCTGCATCTTCGCCAGTGTGTGTTGTGCGCCTTTGAGGACAGACATCTCATGTCCCTCAACATCAATCTTGATGAATCCGACGTCCTGGATTCCCGCTGCGCGAACAAAGCCGTCCAGAGTTTGCAAGGACACTTCGGTCACCTGGACAGCCGTTTGGCCGGACTCCATTACAGAAGGTTCAAGCGATGCTCGTGTGTCGTATCTAAGTCCTCCAATCACAGGGATGCGAATCTCCTCCTGCGACTCCCTGTCGGACAGCGCAAAGCTGAAAACCGCACGTCGTCCGAATCTGGCTTTCAATAATTCCACAAGCTCAGGCAGGGGCTCAAACAAAAAGAGATTGCCCCGCCCTACCAGATCTTCGACCATCAGAGAATAGATTCCGTTGTTCGCACCAACATCGAAGAACGGTCTATTTCGAGGTACAAGCTCACGGATGAACTTGACTTCAGGCTCGAAGGCGATTCCGTCTGTCAATGGTGTTTTCTGAACTTCATTACGTCGACTGATTTTCCAGCGACGGGCCGTCAGACGAAGTTTTCCAGTTCGCAGAACTCTCTTCAGCCACGTTTCAGGAATCAGCAAGGCACTGGTCCTGCACTGATGAATGCGTCAAACACCGGGCCGATAAGTCGTTTTCTCACTGACTGTGCACTTTGAAGTCTACCACGGCGGGGCAACGGCGAGTCGCCCTTGCAGGTTGACAGCCCGTGGTTTTCAGAGCAAGGAATCGTTCGGGAGACCTTGATGTAGTTCTGAAGGAAGTTGACAAGTTCATCTGTGTCGCGAAGTTTCGAAAATCGGTCGGAGGTGTAATGGGCAAAGTGTCCTGCGGGCGTATATTTCGCGGACGACGGTTGCTGATCGGGAGACATCATCACGAGAAAATAGTTCCTGGCCAGACGAGCCAGTTCCGACAGTAGATACGGACTCTTAAGTATGCCCTTTACGACCTGAATATATTTCTCTGGTGAATGCACAACCTCTGTTATGTGTGTTTGAAAACTGGTCTGCAGATCTTTGTATCAATCAACAGCTCAATTCCGACGGTGGATGTATTGATGCCTCCGGTATCAGACTTCCCGGTGACTACGAACCAATTCACGTCGTCTTCG encodes:
- a CDS encoding glycosyltransferase; protein product: MNSTSFHSKTNARSVPRCLMVAAGGMLQENGYTTRVWMALKAVRKVQSTAVPRPVLLSFESPRTIRHSQLRGELQQKAKASGVELIIRTLLPKRLPFSDVLNLRVARRAVRHVVARHGIGVVHGQSHAAAAYALGAVRLSPAPRTVFDVHGADIAERLSDGRLVRGTSLYARALRRQKETWTRASERFVVSKELGEHIRTATGENVPYHVVPCVNTLNIRTETLEDMRRRARQKLGFTESNDVILYLGGASDWQQPKLLLKVFRELRNLNPAAQLLILSAEPEYFQTRIETFGIERNHCRILSVPHQEVSNIASAADLGVLIRQDHVINRVASPTKFAEYLNLGVPVLLTDAVADFSRIVRNNGIGIEIGCNDSPKQIAATTNSFLKSVRETRSMFRKRCRETADEQLSFESILSTYQRIYGE
- the wecB gene encoding UDP-N-acetylglucosamine 2-epimerase (non-hydrolyzing) — translated: MKSDVASDSVKHIAVFVGTRPEAIKMAPVIAGLVYSSKLQPIVVSTGQHREMLHQVIHQFGLRIDHEFDVMVPGQTLAGLSSRLLPEIDNFLEKRKPDFSLAQGDTTTVLMTALGSFYRSIPFGHIEAGLRTDTIRSPFPEEANRRLVTPLASVHFAPTEHSRNNLLREGLSPETIHVTGNTIIDALQMELHQQQSEIGRSLDRDLQKLCGFDPTRQKFVLVTGHRRENFGDGFDQICAAVVQLAREFPQTVFLYPVHLNPNVQKPVRKTLGTLSNVRLTDPLSYRHFVRAMSLCHMVLTDSGGIQEEAPSLGKPVLVMRDRTERPEGVRAGAVKIIGTGRRSIVAAVSQLLCDESTYQNMATATNPYGDGHAARRIIRIIETYFENDTTDC
- a CDS encoding FkbM family methyltransferase, with the translated sequence MLIPETWLKRVLRTGKLRLTARRWKISRRNEVQKTPLTDGIAFEPEVKFIRELVPRNRPFFDVGANNGIYSLMVEDLVGRGNLFLFEPLPELVELLKARFGRRAVFSFALSDRESQEEIRIPVIGGLRYDTRASLEPSVMESGQTAVQVTEVSLQTLDGFVRAAGIQDVGFIKIDVEGHEMSVLKGAQHTLAKMQPLLLIEIEQRHHKQPIDSIFRQVCDLGYQGFFFDPAAGGLRNIREFNTSQMQAVEDLNSGRVLRYINNFIFVPEHHSEKLCRQVSAWTSRLF